AACGAAGCGGAAGTAAAGTCCATTCCTGAGCATTTCCTCTCATGATAACGTGTCCTCCACGGCCTCCGTCACCACCATCAGGACCTCCCTTGGGAATATATTTTTCACGGCGAAGGTGGGCAGAACCTGCTCCTCCGTGTCCGCTTTTACAATGAATCTTTACGTAATCTACAAAGTTTGACATAATTTTTAGGGTTTAGGCCTTAGGGGTTAGGGAATAGATATTTAACTATGCTAAATCCTAATCCCTAAATCCTAAATCCTTATTTAATTTTCTCTACCTCAGCGAAAAGTTTTTGGGAAATTTCATCAATTTCACCTACGCCGTTTACTTCTACATACTTTCCTTGCTGCTTATAAAGTTCGGCTACTTCTGCTGTTTTAGCATAATATTCTTTAATTCTGTTTTCGATGATCTCTACATTGCTGTCGTCAGATCTACCGCTGGTTTCTCCTCTTTTAAGAAGTCTTTCAACCAAAATTTTATCTTCTACTATCAATGAAAGACAGATATCAATCTCATCATTCAGTTCTTCCTTAACGATTTTCTCCAAGGCTTCTGTCTGAGCAGTTGTTCTTGGGTAACCATCAAAGATAAAACCATTGGTATCAGTAGGTTTTTTAATCTCATCAATCAGCATATCTGTTGTTACCTGATCCGGAACCAATTCTCCCTTATCGATGTAAGACTTAGCCAGTTTTCCAAGTTCAGTATCATTTTTCATGTTATATCTGAAAAGGTCACCTGTTGAAACCTGCTTTAAGTTGAATTTTTCGATTAGATTCTGAGCTTGTGTTCCTTTTCCACTTCCTGGAGGGCCGAACAGAACAATGTTTATCATAATTTTGATTCGCTTCCGGTCTATAATAATCGTATAATAGTTGACCTTTAGCTTTTTTAAGTTAATATTTTACTTTTATTTCGATTAAGTTTTAAAGCTAAAGGCCAATAGCCGGTAGCTAATGACAATAATTAATGGTTGATTTGTCCGTCTTCTAATTGGTATAAATTAGGTAGGTTTCTTCCCAATTCATCATAATCTAATCCATAACCAAGTACAAATTTATTTGGAATTTCCTTTCCAATATAATCCAACTTGAAATCTTTCTTATAAATCTCCGGTTTCAATAAGAAACTTGCCAGTTTTACAGATTTAGGACGCTGAGTTTCCTTAAAGTATTTGAAAAGACTTTCAACCGTATTTCCTGTATCTACGATGTCTTCTACAAGAATAATGTGACGGTCTCTTACATCCTTAGTAAGCTCCATTTTTTGGTAAACAATCCCTGTGGATTCAGTCCCAACATAAGAACTCATCTGAATGAAGGCAATTTCGCATTCACCTGGATAATACTTTAAAAGATCTGAGAAGAACATGACCACTCCATTCAATACACCAATGAAAACAGGAACTTCATCCTTGTAATCTTCATAAATTCTTAACGCTGTCTCTTTTACAATTTCCTGAATTTCGGACTCCTTTAAATAAGGAACGAAATTTTTGTCGTGAACTTTAATGCTTTCCATAAAATTTTTAGTAGGAGGCAAAGTTACGGATTTTTGATTTTTGAATAAAATCTTTTTGTGTTTAATCCCGGATTTGTCCTATATTTGTTCTTTCAAAACCCATAAATACAGACATGTAGGATATAATTTCTTTCAGATTCATTAAAA
This genomic interval from Chryseobacterium joostei contains the following:
- a CDS encoding adenylate kinase, with translation MINIVLFGPPGSGKGTQAQNLIEKFNLKQVSTGDLFRYNMKNDTELGKLAKSYIDKGELVPDQVTTDMLIDEIKKPTDTNGFIFDGYPRTTAQTEALEKIVKEELNDEIDICLSLIVEDKILVERLLKRGETSGRSDDSNVEIIENRIKEYYAKTAEVAELYKQQGKYVEVNGVGEIDEISQKLFAEVEKIK
- a CDS encoding phosphoribosyltransferase, whose amino-acid sequence is MESIKVHDKNFVPYLKESEIQEIVKETALRIYEDYKDEVPVFIGVLNGVVMFFSDLLKYYPGECEIAFIQMSSYVGTESTGIVYQKMELTKDVRDRHIILVEDIVDTGNTVESLFKYFKETQRPKSVKLASFLLKPEIYKKDFKLDYIGKEIPNKFVLGYGLDYDELGRNLPNLYQLEDGQINH